In the Deferribacter desulfuricans SSM1 genome, AATTTGCCTCTTATGGTGAATGAGAATTCAAATAATACAAAATTTGGTACAGCTTTTACTGTTTCAATTGAAGCTAAAGAAGGTGTGACGACTGGTATCTCTGCATATGATAGGGCAAGGACTATTCAGGTTGCTATTGATCCAAATACAAAGCCAGAGGATTTGGCAAGGCCTGGACACGTTTTTCCTTTAAGAGCAAGAGATGGTGGGGTATTAGTTAGAGCTGGTCAAACAGAGGGTTCAGTTGATTTGATGAAACTTGCAGGGCTGTATCCTGCAGCAGTAATATGTGAAATAATGAATGATGATGGTACAATGGCAAGAATGCCTCAACTTATTGAGTTTGCAAAAAATCATGATCTAAAGATTTTGACAGTTGCTGATTTGATAGCTTACAGAATTGAGCATGAATCTTTAATTGAAGAGGCTGCTATTGCTCATTTGCCAACTATTTTTGGAGATTTTGAAATTATGGGTTTTAGAAATAAAATTGATGGGCAAGAAGCTGTTGCTCTAATTAAGGGTGATGTGAAGACTGATGATCCTGTTTTAGTTAGAGTTCATTCGCAGTGTCTAACAGGTGATGTTTTTGGTTCTTTGAGATGTGATTGTAGAGATCAGCTACATAAAGCACTTGAAATGATTTCAAATGAAGGTAGAGGTGTTTTGCTTTATATGTTTCAAGAAGGCAGAGGGATAGGTTTGTTAAATAAAATTAAAGCCTATCATTTGCAGGAGCAGGGGCTTGATACTGTGGAAGCAAACCTTCATCTTGGGTTTAAAGATGATTTGAGAGATTATGGTTTTGGAGCACAAATTTTAAGGTTTTTAGGGGTAAAAAAGTTAAAACTTATGACAAACAATCCAAAAAAAATAAGATGTTTATCCGGTTATGGACTTGAAGTTGTTGAAAGAGTACCGATTGTTTGTGGATTGAGACCAGAAAATGAGAAATATTTAAAAACTAAAAAGGAAAAGATGGGACACGATTTAGATATAAAATAATCTGGAGGATTAGATGAATGTAAAAATTTATGAAGGTAAATATGATGGTACTGGTTTAAAATTTGCTATTGTAGCTTCTAGGTTTAACGATTTTATAGTTAAAAGTCTTGTTGCAGGTGCAGTAGACGCATTAGTTAGACATAATGTAAAAGAGGAAGATATTGTAGTATTTAAAACACCTGGTGCTTTTGAAATACCTTTGTTAGCGAAAAAAGTTGCTAAAACTAAGAAATTTGATGCTGTGATAGCTTTAGGTGCGGTTATCAGAGGTGGAACTCCACATTTTGATTATGTGGCAAGTGAAGTGGCAAAAGGGGTTGCGAAAGCTGCTTATGATACTGAGGTTCCTGTTATTTTTGGTGTTTTAACAACAGATACTATTGAACAGGCAATAGAGAGGGCTGGTACAAAGGCAGGTAATAAAGGTGCTGAAGCTGCTCTTTCCGCTTTAGAAATTGTAAATATTGAAAAGATGATTTAATATGTTATGAAATTGAAAAGTATTGCTAGAGAAAAGGCTTTTAAAATGTTATATCAGGCTGAAATGACTAATTTTAAGCCTGATCGTTTAATTAAGCAGTTTTGGGAATTAGATGAAGAGAAAAATGAAAAGGTAAAATTGCTTGCAAATAAACTGTTTAGACTTGTCATAGATAAAAAAGGTTATGCTGATGATATAATTTCTAAGTATTTAAAAGAAGGGTGGACATTTGAGAGATTGACTGAAACCGTAAAAAATACGCTGAGATTAGGTATTGCAGAATTGTTTAATACTGAGACTCCAGTTTATGCCATACTTGATGAGTATACAACATTGGCTAAAAAGTATGAAGATGAAAAAGCTGCTTCATTTGTGAATGGAGTTTTAGAAAAAATACGTAAAGATTTTAATATAGAAAGAGGATAATGAATAAATTTGTCTGTTCTTTCGATGGTACAGAGATTTTTCCTGTGTTTATAGACTTTAATTTTGAAGATTTTAAATGTAGAGGATTATCGCTTTTACTGGATTTTTTTTATAAAGGGAGATTGACTGATTTAATTAACAGTTTTAATGAATTGAAGCAGCCAATATTTATAAAAAAAGATTTTTTTTTATTTAAATCAGGTTTTTTTTTGTATGATTTTAGATTTATTAAAAACGATATTGATCAATTTGTTAATTTCATAAATAACTTAGGTTTAACTTCAATTTTTATTGAAAAATCCTCTTTATTAAAAGATAGTGACTATGATATATTATCAAAAAGAGTGGACTTAACATTTTTGGAGATCAAATGACCGACTTGTATTCTGTTCGTATTAAATTTACAACAGATAAAAAGAATATTATTTATATTAACAGTATCATGGACTCTTATGAGGGGTTAGGTATAGTTAGAACTATAGATAAAAAAGAGGGTAAAGTTGTTGTATATTCAACAAACGGTTTATATAAATATGCTATGGAAGTTTTAGACGCATTAAAAAGTGAAGGAGTAAAGATTGAAAATTTGACAATAGAAGAAAGTGAGAGTGTAGATGAATGGTAAAAGTTTTTTTTATGATATCTTAGAGGATTTGTATAAGTTTTCAGATTATGCTGATATCTATATTGAAAATACTGTTTATGATACGATAGTTTTTGAAAGTGGGAAATTAGATCGTTTTGAAAAAATAAAGGATTCAGGTATAGGCTTACGTATAATCAAAAATTATAAAACTTATTATGCCTATACAACAAGCTTCGACATCAAAGATATTCAAGAATGTGTGGAAAATTTGTGTGAAATGTCAGAGTCTTCAGAGAAAAATGACATATTTTCAATTGAGAAAACAGTTAGCTATGAATATGAAAAATCTAACAAAACCTATAATTTAACGTCAAAAATTGACAAGATAAAAAACGTAGATTCTATTGCTTGGGGATCGAAATTTACAAAGCAGGTTTCCACAAATTTTAAAGAAACCAAGAAGAATATAAGAATTATAACCAGTGATGGAAATGACTTATCACAAGAATTAAATTATGTAACTCTTTTTTGCACAGTTATATGTGAAAAGGATGGAGTTTTACAAACCGGGTATGAGTCTATTGGTGGCCTTTACTCTTTTGATAAACTTCTTGAAGAAAGGGTTGAAATTGTAAGTAAAAATGCGTTGAAAAGAGCCTTGCAAAATCTAGAAGCTGATTATGCACCTGCGGGTGAAATGTGTGTGATTTTATCCAGCAATGCTGGTGGGACGATGGTTCATGAAGCTGTTGGTCATGGTTTAGAAGCAGATCTTGCTACTAATGGGCTAAGTGTTTATCAAAATAAGATCGGAGAAAAAGTAGCGTCAGAGAAGATTACAGTTATAGATGATGCAACCTTGGATGGAAAAAGAGGGAGTTTTTATTTTGATGATGAAGGAGTTGAAGCTCAGAGAACAGTACTGATTGAAAATGGGGTTTTAAAAAACTATATGTATGATAGATTATATGCAATGAAAAATAATTGCCAAAGTACTGGAAATGGTAGAAGACAATCTTACAGATACAAACCAATTGTTAGAATGACTAATACCTTAATAGCTCCAGGAAATGATAACCCTGATGATATTATTAGTTCAGTTGATGAAGGTTTGTTTGTTGTTAAAATGGGTGGTGGGCAGGTAAACACTGTAAATGGTGATTTTGTTTTTGAAGTAAACGAAGGGTATTTGATAAAAAATGGTAAAATACAGAATCCTGTAAAAAATGCCACACTGATCGGTAATGGTCCAAAAATTATGATGGAAATAGATATGGTTGGGAATGATCTTGGTTTTGGAATAGGTACATGTGGTAAAGATGGACAGGGAGTGCCAGTGAGTGATGCTCAACCAACATTGAGAATTCCTAAAATAACTGTAGGTGGTAAATAATGGATTTAAGAATTAAAGGTAGTAAGTATTTAATATTTGAAATAAACAAAAGTGTTACTAAAGATAACAGACCTTATATCAAAGTTATTTTGATGGATAAGGATGGAAATACATTTAATGGTATAATGTTTGATAGTAATAAACTAAAATTTGATCCAGAAAAAGGTCATATTGTTGAAGTGATTGCAAATATTCAGCATTACAACGGTCAACCACAGTTTAAGATTTTGGATATGTCATTGGTTGAAGGTGAAAATCGTTTTGATTTTTTCCCAAAAACAGAAAACGATGTTGATAAAATGTTAATTGAGATGAAAAATCTAATATTTCAAAATATCAATAATAGATATCTTGTTGAACTTTTAAATAAATTTTTTAATGACAAAGAGATAATAGAAAAATTTAAAGTTATCCCTGCAGCTAAAAATGTTCATCATGCTTATATTGGTGGTTTATTGGAGCATACATTTTCGGTTGTAAAATTAGCTTTGATATTATCAGACTATTACTCCCAAGACATTGATAAAGAACTCCTTGTAGTAGGTGCTCTATTTCATGATATTGGAAAACTTTTTGAGCTCACAATTGATGAAAGTTTTGATTATACAGAAGATGGTAAGCTTTTAGGGCATTTGCTCTTAGGTATAGATTTGATAAATAAATATATCAGCCAAATTGATGGGTTTCCAAGTAGGTTAAAAAGTTTAATAAATCATATGATTGCTTCACATCATGGTATCTTAGAGTATGGTTCACCTAAAAAACCAAAAACGAAAGAGGCATTGTTGCTACATTATATAGATGATATGGATGCTAAACTTAATACGTTTAAGTCTTTATTAGAAAAAGAAAAAGTTGATGAAGGATGGACTAGCTATGACAGGCTATTAGAAAGACAGATATTTAATCATAATTCCAATTATTAGGTATACATAAAAAATTACAAGGAGGAATGATGAACGATAGTGCTTTCAAAACGTTAATTGTTGGTGTTCAGATGCTTTTTGTAGCATTTGGAGCCCTTGTCTTAGTTCCTTTATTGACAGGTCTTGATCCATCTATTGCACTTTTTACTGCTGGTGCTGGGACATTGTTATTTCAATTTATTACTAAAAGAAAAGTACCTGTATTTTTAGCAAGCTCATTTGCTTTTATAGCTCCCATTCAGTATGGGATGAAACATTTTGGTGTAGCAAAAACATTAGGTGGTTTAACTTGTGCAGGTTTAGTTTATTTGATATTTGCGTTATTAGTCAAAAAAGGTGGGATAAAAGCGATTGAAAGGTATCTTCCCCCAATTGTAACAGGGCCAGTTATTATGGTTATTGGTTTGAAGCTTGCGCCTGTTGCTGTTAAAATGGCAAAAAGTTTTGATGGATCTGGTAATTTTGATCCAAAAGCAATGGTTATCTCTTTAGTATCGTTGATTACTGCTATCTTGGTCGTAATGTATGGTAAAAGAATATTAAGTCTAATCCCAATTCTAACTGGTATTTTTGTAGGTTATATAGTTTCCCTTTTGATGGGTGTTGTTGATTTTACCCCGGTTATTCAGGCGAAATGGTTTAGTATCCCTTGGGTTGAGGCAATTAAAAATGGAAGTTATGCTGTACCTGTTTTTGATCTGGCTGCAATAATGTATATTGTGCCTGTTGCTATTGCTCCAGCTATAGAGCATGTTGGTGATGTGTTGGCAATATCTTCTGTGACTGGTAAAAACTATTTAGAGGATCCAGGATTGCATAGAACTTTGACAGGGGATGGTTTAGCTACAGCTCTTGCATCTTTATTGGGTGGACCACCTAATACCACATATTCAGAAGTTACTGGCGCTGTTGCTTTAACAAAAGCGTTTAATCCTGTTTATATGACAGTTGCAGCTATTACTGCTATTATTTTATCTTTTTTTGGTAAATTGGGTGCTGTTTTAAAAACCATACCCGTTCCTGTAATGGGTGGTATACTTATCTTATTGTTTGGTATGATAGCTGCAATTGGTATAGGTTCTTTAGTTAAAAATAAAGTTAATATGAGTAAATCGAGAAACTTGGTTATTGCGTCTGTTGTGTTGGTAATAGGTATAGGCGATATGGTTATCTCTTTTTGGAGAATAAGCTTAGGTGGTATTGGTTTGGCAGGTTTGGTTGGGATATTTTTAAATGCAATTTTACCGGAGGATAAATAATGAAATATGAAAATTTAATTATAATCGATCACCCATTAATTAAACACAAATTAACTTACGTGAGAGATAAGAACACCCCAAAAAAAGAGTTTAAAGAGCTTGTGGATGAAATTGCAATGCTAATGGCTTATGAAATAACTAAAGATTTCCCTTTAGAAGAGATTGAAATTGAGACTCCTATTTGTAAAACAAAATCTTGGGTAGTATCAGGGAAGAAGGTTGTTCTTGTACCAATATTAAGAGCAGGTTTAGGGATGGTGGATGGAGTATTAAAACTTATCCCTTCTGCAAGAGTTGGACATGTCGGGATTTATAGAGACCCAAAAACAGTTAAACCAGTAACATATTACTTTAAAATTCCAAGCGATTGTGAAGATAGAGATTTTATTCTGATCGATCCTATGTTAGCTACAGGAGGCTCTGCTGTAGAAGCAGCAAGGATTTTAAAAGAAAATGGGGTTAAAAATATTAAATTTATGTGTTTAATTGCTGCACCAGAAGGTGTTGAAGCTTTTTCAAAAGCGCACCCTGATATAAAAATTTATACTGCTGCGCTGGATGAAAGATTGAATGAGAAAAAATATATAGTTCCTGGTTTAGGTGATGCAGGTGATAGGCTGTTTGGTACAAAATAAATATGAAAAGATTTAGACTTTTTTTAAGAAATACGTTCATTGCTGGAATTTTTACTGTATTACCCATTGTAATTACATATTTTTTCCTAAGTTTTGTGTTTGATAAATTTAGTGGCTTTTTGATCCCCTATCTTAAGATAGGGGTCCGTTATTTACCCTCTAATATACATGTTCCTGTTTCATCGTTACGATTTATTTCTTTTATTTTGATGATATTGATTATTTTCTTTGTGGGGTTGTTTACGAGAAATTATGTTGGGAAAAAGTTTTTAACATTGTTAGATAAGACATTGAGAAATATACCATTTGTGAAAACAATTTATATTTCAACAAAACAGATTATTGAAGCATTTCAAACCTCAAAAGGGGCAAATTTTAAGAAAGTCGTTATGATTGAGTATCCAAGACGAGGTATTTATAGTATCGGATTTGTTACGAAGGATACTTCTGAGTTTTTTAATAGTAAAATTGGTGAAGTATGTTATAATATTTTTATACCCACAACCCCAAATCCAACATCAGGATTTATTTTAATAGTTCCTAAAAAAGATGTATATGAGCTTGATATGTCTGTAGAGGAGGGGATAAAGTTTGTTATTTCTGCTGGCCTTGTGACTCCAGATATGCTAAAACAAAAAGATGGAGATGAATAATTATTGTTTAATAGGTAATCCGGTTAAACATTCTTTATCACCAATAATTCATAATTTCTTTATATTTAATTCCAAAATTAATGCGGGTTATGTAGCTTTTGAGGTTGATGAAAGAGATTTTGAAAATTTTGTTAAATTTTTACGTTTAAATTTTGATGGTTTTAATATTACTTTACCTTATAAGCAGAAAATTTTTAAATATTTAGATGAAGTAGATGATGTTGCTTATGAAATTGGTGCTGTAAATTGTGTAAAAGTATCTGACGGGAAACTAACAGGTTTTAATACAGATTATTATGGCATAGTAAAAACTTTTGAACTGTTTAATGTGGATTTGTTTGATAAAGAAATAGTTGTTGTTGGTTGTGGAGGAGCTGCTAGACCTCTTTTTTATTATCTAAAAGGGAAACCTTATAAGAATTTAATTATATTAAATAGGACTGTTGAAAAAGCTGAAAAAGTTGCATCTGAATTTGAATTGGAAAAGGTTAAAATAATTTCATTATCACATTTGGAAATAATAAATAATTGTGATATAATTATTAATGCAAGTTCCATAGGATTGGATAATGGGGTTTTTATGAATTTAAAATTATCTGTAAACGATTTTGCTTTTGATATGCAATATAAGTTAAATGGTTTAACGCCTTTTCTTAAAGAGGTTGAAGTAGATAAAAAAAGTGATGGGATTTATATGCTAATTTTGCAAGCAATTAAATCCTTTGAAATTTGGAATAATAAGAGTTATAATTTTGATATAAAAAAAATAATAAAACATATAGAGGGATAAATGGTTTCTGCAAAGATTGGAGCGCTTTTATTAAGTGAGAATCTTATCACAGAGGAGCAACTTGAAAAGGCTCTTGAAATTCAAAAAAAAGAAGGTGGTAGATTAGGTAGTATCCTGATTAAGTTGGGTTATGTGGATGAAAAGAAGATTGCTGAGTTTTTGAGTAAGCAGTATGGTGTTCCTTTTGTAGATTTAAAAGAGATTCAGGTTGATGACAAAATATTATCTTTGATTCCTCAAGAGATGATGCAAAAGTTTTTGGTAGTTCCTTTTGATAGAGAAGGGCAGACTTTAAAAGTGGCTATAGCTGATCCTTCAAATGTTTACGCAATGGAAGAATTAAGATTCCTAACTGGTTTTAATATTAAACCCTATGTTGCTGTTGAATCAGCTATCAGGGAATTTTTAGAAAAAAGGGGCAGTTCAGAATCAAATGTGTTAGCAGAATTTGAGGAGATGGATTTAGAAGATTTAGAGTTTGAAGAGCTTGAGGAGGAAGAAAAAAGCGCTGAGGCATTGAAAAAAGAAGTAGAAGATACACCCGTTGTTAAATTGGTTAATTATATACTAAATGAAGCAGTAAAACGTGGAGCATCTGATATACATGTAGAACCTTACGAAAAAGATTTTAGAGTTAGACTTAGGGTTGACGGGGTTATGCATGAATTGATACGACCCCCTAGAAAAATAAAAGATGCAGTTACTTCAAGGTTAAAAATTCTTGCAAATCTTGATATCGCAGAAAAAAGGTTACCTCAAGATGGTAGGATTAAAATAAAACTTCAGGGTAGATCTATTGATATGAGGGTATCCACTTTGCCTGTGTTGTATGGCGAAAAAGTGGTGTTAAGGATACTGGACAAATCTAATTTGCAATTAGATCTTGAAAAATTAGGGTTTGAAGAGAGCTCTTTGGAAAGGTTTATAAAAGCAATTGAGAGTCCATATGGTATGGTGTTGGTTACTGGGCCTACTGGTAGTGGTAAATCTACGACTCTTTATTCAGCTTTGAGTCGTTTGAATAAAGAAGAAGTAAATATAATGACTGCTGAAGATCCAGTTGAATACAATATCTTTGGTATTAATCAGGTGCAAATGAAAGAGGAGATTGGATTAAATTTTGCGGCAGCTTTGAGAAGTTTTTTGAGGCAAGACCCGGATATTATAATGGTTGGTGAAATTAGAGATTATGAAACTGCTGAAATAGCTATAAAAGCTGCCCTTACCGGTCATTTAGTTTTGTCCACTTTACACACAAATGATGCTCCCAGTACTGTTAATAGGTTATTAAATATGGGGATTGAACCATTTTTGGTTGCATCATCCACTGTGTTGATTTTGGCTCAAAGGTTAGCAAGAAAAATTTGTACCAAGTGTAAAACTGAGATTAATTTACCTAAAGAAGCTTTATTATCTGTTGGTTTTAGAAAGGATGAGATAGGTAAATTTAAAGTTTATAAAGGTAAAGGTTGTGATCATTGTAGTGGTACTGGTTATAAAGGAAGGGTTGCTCTATATGAAGTAATGGAAGTATCAGAGAATATACGAGAGCTTGTTTTAAGAGGTGCGAATGCTACTGAGATAAAGAAAATGGCAATCGATGAGGGGATGATAACTCTTAGGAGGAGTGGTTTGGAAAAAGTAAAAAAAGGTGTAACAACCATAGAAGAGGTTGTAAGAGTAACCTTTGCAGATTAGGAGGGCGAATATGTATTCATTGCAGGATTTATTGAAAAAGATGATAGAAATTAATGCAAGTGATTTACACATTACAGTTGGTACACAACCAGTTTATAGAGTAAATGGTGAGCTTGTAAGAATTGATGGGGAAGTTTTAACACCATCCGTTACAAAACAGATGTGTTATTCTATATTGACAGAAGCTCAAAAGAAAAGATTTGAAGAGGAGTGGGAATTAGACTTCTCTTTTGGAATTAAAGGTGTGAGTAGGTTCAGGGCAAATATTTTTATGCAAAGAGGTGCAGTAGCTGCAGCTTTTAGAAGAATCCCTTATAAAGTTATGGGTTTTGAAGAGTTGGGATTGCCACCAATTATTAAAACATTATGTGATAAACCGAGAGGACTCATATTAGTAACTGGGCCTACAGGGAGCGGGAAGTCTACAACACTTGCTGCTATGATTGATAAAATTAATAATGAGAAAAAAGTGCATATTATTACAATAGAAGACCCAATAGAATATCTTCATCCGCATAAACAGGCAGTTGTTAACCAAAGAGAAGTTCATGCCGATACTAAGTCTTTTATCACAGCATTGAAGTATATTTTAAGGCAAGACCCGGATGTTGTTTTAATAGGTGAGATGAGAGATTTAGAAACAATTGAAGCAGCTTTGACTGTATCTGAAACTGGTCACCTGACTTTTGGAACATTGCATACAAATAGTGCCGTACAAACTATTAACAGAATCATTGATGTTTTTCCTCCTCACCAGCAGCCACAAATTAGGGCACAGCTGTCGTTTGTTTTAGAAGGGGTAATATGTCAACAGTTGCTACAGAGAGCAGATGGAAAAGGGAGAGTGCTTGCTTGTGAAGTTTTGATACCAAATCCAGCTATAAGAAATCTAATTAGAGAAGATAAATTACATCAAATTTACTCAATGATGCAAACTGGTCAGGAAGAGCATGGAATGATTACAATGAGTCAATCGCTATATGAGCTTTATAAAAAAGGTCTTATAACTTATGAAGATGCAATTAATAGAGCAGTATACCCTGATGAAGTAAGAAATATGATTGATCAAGGTGGAATTAAAAATAGAGGTAGATTTTAAAATAAAGGGGTTAAAAGATGGCTAAATTTATTTACAAAGGTAAAGATAGTTTGGGGAAGCCTGTTTCTGGTATCATAGAAGCAAAGAATAAGCAAGAGGCAATGAATACCCTTAAATCTCGCAAGATTGAAATATATGAATTGAAAATGGACTGGAAGAATATAGAATTATCATTTGGTGAGAAAATTACAGATATGGATGTTGTAGTGGCTACAAGGCAGCTTGCAACAATGATAAATGCTGGTTTGCCAATTGTTAGAGCACTCGACATCATTTCAGCGCAAACACCTAAGAAAAAATTTCGTAAGATATTTTTAGAGATAAAAGAGGATATTGAGCAGGGGCAATCTTTTAGTAGAGCCTTAGAAAAACATAAAAATATTTTTGGTGATTTGTATATAAATATGGTAGCAGCTGGTGAGGCTGGTGGTTTATTGGATGATATTCTTGATAGATTATCTCAATATATGGAAAAGGCAATTTCTCTTAAAAGAAAAGTAAAATCAGCTATGATGTACCCTTCTATAGTATTAATTGTTGCTGTTTTAGTTGTTTGGGGTTTGATGGTATTTATTATCCCAAAATTTAAAGAAATGTATGAGGGTTTTGGAGGACAATTGCCTGCCTTGACACAGTTTACAATAGCTATGAGTAATTTTTTATCAAGCTGGTATGGTGGTGGATTAATTTTTGGAGGTTTGATTGTTACTGTTGTTACTATTGGCATAATTTATAAAAAATCTGAAAAAGGTAGATATTTCTTTGATAAACTTTTATTAAAAGTACCCAAGATAGGTGATTTAATTAGAAAAGTAGCCATATCAAAGTTTGCAAGGACATTTGGTACATTATTAAGCAGTGGGGTTGCCATATTAGATGCCCTTGATATAGTTGCTAAAACAAGTGGTAATAAGGTTATTGAAAAGCATTTGTTGAAAAGTAAAGTAGATATTGAAGCAGGTAAAACTGTTGTCCAGCCACTTGAAAAAGCTGGGGTTTTCCCACCAATGGTGACCCAGATGATAGCTGTTGGTGAGGAAACTGGTGCTCTAGATAAAATGCTTACAAAAATTGCTGACTTTTACGATGATGAGGTAGATAGAACAGTTGAAGGTTTAACTAAAATGATAGAGCCAATGCTTATGATTTTTGTGGGTGG is a window encoding:
- the pilB gene encoding type IV-A pilus assembly ATPase PilB — its product is MVSAKIGALLLSENLITEEQLEKALEIQKKEGGRLGSILIKLGYVDEKKIAEFLSKQYGVPFVDLKEIQVDDKILSLIPQEMMQKFLVVPFDREGQTLKVAIADPSNVYAMEELRFLTGFNIKPYVAVESAIREFLEKRGSSESNVLAEFEEMDLEDLEFEELEEEEKSAEALKKEVEDTPVVKLVNYILNEAVKRGASDIHVEPYEKDFRVRLRVDGVMHELIRPPRKIKDAVTSRLKILANLDIAEKRLPQDGRIKIKLQGRSIDMRVSTLPVLYGEKVVLRILDKSNLQLDLEKLGFEESSLERFIKAIESPYGMVLVTGPTGSGKSTTLYSALSRLNKEEVNIMTAEDPVEYNIFGINQVQMKEEIGLNFAAALRSFLRQDPDIIMVGEIRDYETAEIAIKAALTGHLVLSTLHTNDAPSTVNRLLNMGIEPFLVASSTVLILAQRLARKICTKCKTEINLPKEALLSVGFRKDEIGKFKVYKGKGCDHCSGTGYKGRVALYEVMEVSENIRELVLRGANATEIKKMAIDEGMITLRRSGLEKVKKGVTTIEEVVRVTFAD
- a CDS encoding type IV pilus twitching motility protein PilT, whose amino-acid sequence is MYSLQDLLKKMIEINASDLHITVGTQPVYRVNGELVRIDGEVLTPSVTKQMCYSILTEAQKKRFEEEWELDFSFGIKGVSRFRANIFMQRGAVAAAFRRIPYKVMGFEELGLPPIIKTLCDKPRGLILVTGPTGSGKSTTLAAMIDKINNEKKVHIITIEDPIEYLHPHKQAVVNQREVHADTKSFITALKYILRQDPDVVLIGEMRDLETIEAALTVSETGHLTFGTLHTNSAVQTINRIIDVFPPHQQPQIRAQLSFVLEGVICQQLLQRADGKGRVLACEVLIPNPAIRNLIREDKLHQIYSMMQTGQEEHGMITMSQSLYELYKKGLITYEDAINRAVYPDEVRNMIDQGGIKNRGRF
- a CDS encoding type II secretion system F family protein, producing the protein MAKFIYKGKDSLGKPVSGIIEAKNKQEAMNTLKSRKIEIYELKMDWKNIELSFGEKITDMDVVVATRQLATMINAGLPIVRALDIISAQTPKKKFRKIFLEIKEDIEQGQSFSRALEKHKNIFGDLYINMVAAGEAGGLLDDILDRLSQYMEKAISLKRKVKSAMMYPSIVLIVAVLVVWGLMVFIIPKFKEMYEGFGGQLPALTQFTIAMSNFLSSWYGGGLIFGGLIVTVVTIGIIYKKSEKGRYFFDKLLLKVPKIGDLIRKVAISKFARTFGTLLSSGVAILDALDIVAKTSGNKVIEKHLLKSKVDIEAGKTVVQPLEKAGVFPPMVTQMIAVGEETGALDKMLTKIADFYDDEVDRTVEGLTKMIEPMLMIFVGGAVGFVIIAMYLPIFKLGSVVG